The nucleotide window AAATTCCGGCCCGAAGCCTGACAGCGTCGACGTCAGGCTGATCATCATGTAGTGGAAAACAATAGGCTCCACGTTGGGTACGGCATGTTCCGTTTGGGCAGCGCGGATTTGCGGCAGCAGCCAACCGATCAGCGGCTTTAAGATAGAGTCCGCGAGCCATTGCAACCGCGCGCTGTGACCTAGCGACTCCTGAAGGATGAAGCGGTGAAACTCTGGAAAGTTTACCGTGAAGCGAAACAGCGCCCTATATGCCAGCTTGAGTCGGTCGGTTGCACTAGCCGGACCGAAGCTGGACAGACTCGCATCATGTTCCTGCCGGACACGTTCGAATACATACTCAGCTACCGCCTGCCACAGAATCTCTTTGGAGCGAAAGTGATAGGTAATGAGCGGATGCTGCATCCCGATCCGGTCTGCAATGCTACGAATACTCGCGGCCTCAAAACCTTTTGATGAGAATTCGGCGAGAGCCGCATTTAGAATGGCCGAACGGGTTTCCTGCGCACGCTGCTGTTCAGAACGCCTCAGTTCCGCGGGTCGACGTGGCCCGATATTTCCTGTGTCAGGTGGTGTTAGTGATGCCATGTACGAATGCGTTGCGGCACGTTGAAATGAACGTCTGCCAATCACACTAGTAGGCGATCTGCCAACTTCAATGCGAGGGTCGACTCCATGACTGTCGATTGTGTCGAGCTTGCGTCATATAGGTGCGAATATTTTGCTGCCGCTTGTTTTTCGACATCTGAGCGAGGCGGCCCTACAACCCATCGTTCGGCGCGCTACCGTCAAATGCCCGCTGCAGCAACGCTCGAATTGCTCCGCGTTCCAGTGGACGGGGATTCCAGTAGGCGTTGTTGCACGCGGTGTCGGCGGCCTGGTCGAGTTGTTCCTCCAGCAGGCCAATCTCTTTCAGCGCGACGGGCGCACCGTTTGCGCGCGCGAGTTCGTATAGACCCTGTGCGGCGTTGTCATGCCCGAGCGCCCGCGCAATACGTTGCATCGCATCGGGCACAGCGTTGGCGTTGTACGCCAACGCGTGTGGAAGCACAATGGTATGAGTGGGCGCGTGCGGCAGATTGAAACTGCCGCCGAGCGTATGGCATAGCTTATGGTGCAAAGCCATACCGACGCTTCCGAGCACTGCACCGCAGAGCCAGGCGCCATAGAGTGCATCGGCGCGTGCGGCCGGGTCGTTGGGCTGTGCGACGATTCGAGGCAAACTGCGCGCTAGCGCCGCGATGCCCTCTTCGGCCATCAGGCTGGTAAGAGGATTGGCATCACGTGAATACAGGCCTTCTGCAGCATGTGCAATTGCATTGATGCCGCTCGTTACCGACATCCCTGCCGG belongs to Paraburkholderia sp. FT54 and includes:
- a CDS encoding TetR/AcrR family transcriptional regulator; translated protein: MASLTPPDTGNIGPRRPAELRRSEQQRAQETRSAILNAALAEFSSKGFEAASIRSIADRIGMQHPLITYHFRSKEILWQAVAEYVFERVRQEHDASLSSFGPASATDRLKLAYRALFRFTVNFPEFHRFILQESLGHSARLQWLADSILKPLIGWLLPQIRAAQTEHAVPNVEPIVFHYMMISLTSTLSGFGPEFSATSNLSPSDPVLVEEYWCTVERVVFGTLRRSSR
- a CDS encoding maleylacetate reductase, which encodes MSASEFVYNGRGTRVVFGAGSRAHIERELHTLQVQRALVLCSQEQRTLGVSVADQLGARAAGIFDRAAMHVPVELVAEVRTVAASLNADCIIAVGGGSAIGLAKGLALETNLPILAVPTTYAGSEMTPIFGLTESGLKRTGTDLRVLPKTVVYDPDLTLTLPAGMSVTSGINAIAHAAEGLYSRDANPLTSLMAEEGIAALARSLPRIVAQPNDPAARADALYGAWLCGAVLGSVGMALHHKLCHTLGGSFNLPHAPTHTIVLPHALAYNANAVPDAMQRIARALGHDNAAQGLYELARANGAPVALKEIGLLEEQLDQAADTACNNAYWNPRPLERGAIRALLQRAFDGSAPNDGL